One Romboutsia sp. 13368 genomic window carries:
- the recX gene encoding recombination regulator RecX encodes MAVITKIEAQKKNKDRVNIYINDEFFMSVFTELVYTFNLKKGVEIDKDNLKDLLDNDMYIKAKNKALNILSKADQSEKKIKEKLSSDFEDSTIEKVLQFLKNNKFIDDKLLAQKIVNTNVNLNKCGKNKIKQNLYNKGIDSESISEAISNIDSNIEFENALHLAKKRYERIKNDDKRKIYQKLSQHLAYKGFSYDIIKSVLNKLLNFDEYDY; translated from the coding sequence ATGGCTGTAATTACTAAAATAGAAGCACAAAAGAAAAATAAAGATAGAGTAAATATCTATATTAATGATGAATTTTTCATGTCGGTATTTACTGAGCTTGTTTATACATTTAATTTAAAAAAGGGTGTTGAAATCGATAAAGATAATTTAAAAGACTTACTTGATAATGATATGTATATTAAAGCTAAAAATAAAGCATTAAATATTTTATCTAAGGCTGATCAATCAGAAAAAAAAATCAAAGAAAAATTATCTTCAGATTTTGAAGATTCTACCATAGAAAAAGTATTACAGTTTTTAAAAAATAATAAATTTATAGATGATAAATTATTAGCTCAAAAAATAGTAAATACTAATGTAAATTTAAATAAATGTGGTAAAAATAAAATAAAGCAAAACCTTTACAATAAAGGAATAGATTCAGAGTCAATATCTGAGGCTATATCTAATATAGATTCTAATATAGAATTTGAAAATGCTCTGCATTTAGCTAAGAAAAGATATGAAAGAATTAAAAATGATGATAAAAGAAAAATATATCAAAAACTATCTCAACATTTAGCTTATAAAGGATTTAGTTATGATATTATAAAATCTGTTTTAAATAAACTTTTAAATTTTGATGAATATGATTATTAA
- the nadD gene encoding nicotinate-nucleotide adenylyltransferase translates to MNINNIVDESFSINKKKLEEFEMKCNNIKIGIMGGTFDPIHYAHLATAEFIRDNYKLDKILFIPSGNPPHKKDSITDKYHRYNMVLLSTNNNDDFIVSDIEIKREKKTYTIDTLRELKEKYKNIEIYFITGADAICEIETWKDVEENFRLSNFIAATRPGISLLTSNEKIEELKVKYNANIENVYVPSLDISSTYIRNQLNNNKTIRYLVPDMVQEYIYNKKLYNTGAE, encoded by the coding sequence ATGAATATTAACAATATAGTTGATGAATCTTTTTCAATTAATAAAAAAAAACTAGAAGAGTTTGAAATGAAATGTAATAATATAAAAATCGGTATAATGGGGGGAACTTTTGATCCTATACATTATGCACATTTAGCAACAGCTGAATTCATAAGAGATAATTATAAATTAGATAAAATATTATTTATACCATCAGGAAATCCTCCACATAAAAAAGATAGTATAACTGATAAATATCATAGATATAATATGGTACTTTTATCTACAAATAATAATGATGATTTTATAGTTTCAGATATAGAAATTAAAAGAGAAAAAAAGACTTATACAATAGATACATTAAGAGAATTAAAAGAAAAATATAAAAATATTGAAATATATTTTATTACAGGTGCAGATGCTATTTGTGAAATAGAAACATGGAAAGATGTAGAAGAAAATTTTAGATTATCAAACTTTATAGCAGCTACACGACCGGGAATAAGTTTGTTAACGTCTAATGAAAAGATAGAAGAACTAAAAGTTAAATATAATGCAAATATTGAAAATGTATATGTACCATCGTTAGATATATCATCTACATATATAAGAAATCAGTTAAATAATAATAAAACAATAAGATATTTAGTACCAGATATGGTTCAAGAATATATATACAACAAAAAATTATATAATACTGGAGCAGAATAA
- the yqeK gene encoding bis(5'-nucleosyl)-tetraphosphatase (symmetrical) YqeK: MNIDLINNKVKEMLPQKRYKHSLNVANCAVKLSEIYGYDSKKSYIAGITHDCAKYLNKEEIKYYIDKYNIILDELEKDNLALSHSLIGSYIAKYELEIDDEDIINAIKYHTTGKEDMTLIEKIIYIADSIEEDRDFPGVDKLRDLTYSGKLDEALITSFNNTIKFVIDNNQLIHNRTVNARNYLIKNKNL; encoded by the coding sequence ATGAATATAGATTTAATTAATAATAAGGTAAAAGAAATGTTACCGCAAAAAAGATATAAACATTCTTTGAATGTTGCAAATTGTGCAGTTAAATTAAGTGAAATATATGGATATGACTCAAAAAAATCTTATATAGCAGGTATTACGCATGATTGTGCAAAATACTTAAATAAAGAAGAGATAAAGTACTATATAGATAAATATAATATAATTTTAGATGAATTAGAAAAAGATAATTTAGCTCTATCTCATAGCTTAATAGGTTCATATATAGCTAAATATGAATTAGAAATAGATGATGAAGACATAATTAATGCAATAAAGTATCATACTACAGGTAAAGAAGATATGACTTTAATAGAGAAGATAATTTATATAGCAGATTCTATAGAAGAAGATAGAGATTTCCCAGGAGTAGATAAATTAAGAGATTTAACTTATAGTGGAAAATTAGATGAAGCTTTAATTACTTCATTTAATAATACTATAAAATTTGTAATAGATAATAATCAACTAATCCATAATAGGACAGTAAATGCAAGAAACTACCTTATAAAAAATAAAAATTTATAA
- the rsfS gene encoding ribosome silencing factor: MTVENITKVIYDAIDDKLGKDIAILNIGAVSSLCDYFVIATASSQRQVKAIADNVEDELTKLGIEARGKEGYDTQVWVLLDYGDVMVHIFNEENRDFYNLEKLWKDAPYVDVDNLA; this comes from the coding sequence ATGACAGTAGAAAATATTACAAAAGTTATATATGATGCAATAGATGATAAACTAGGTAAAGATATAGCTATATTAAATATAGGAGCTGTATCTAGCTTATGTGATTATTTTGTAATAGCAACAGCTTCTTCTCAAAGACAAGTTAAAGCTATAGCTGATAATGTAGAAGATGAATTAACTAAACTTGGTATAGAAGCTAGAGGAAAAGAAGGATATGATACTCAAGTTTGGGTATTACTTGATTATGGTGATGTTATGGTTCACATATTCAACGAAGAAAATAGAGACTTCTACAACTTAGAAAAATTATGGAAAGATGCTCCATATGTAGATGTTGACAACTTAGCTTAA